One segment of Aulosira sp. FACHB-615 DNA contains the following:
- a CDS encoding YkgJ family cysteine cluster protein: MANWQCVKQCGACCNLDPSDRPDLDEYLAPEELELYLSMVGEDGWCINFDHTTRECQIYPNRPRFCRVEVESFQDMYGIEPEELNDFAIDCCRQQIEGVYGDRSLEMLRFDKAVGI, translated from the coding sequence ATGGCAAACTGGCAATGTGTCAAGCAATGTGGAGCCTGCTGCAATCTCGACCCTAGCGATCGTCCCGACCTAGACGAATATCTCGCGCCGGAAGAGTTGGAACTGTACCTGAGTATGGTAGGCGAAGATGGTTGGTGTATTAATTTCGACCATACCACGAGAGAATGCCAGATTTACCCCAACCGCCCGCGTTTTTGCCGTGTAGAAGTCGAATCATTTCAAGATATGTATGGCATTGAACCAGAAGAACTGAATGATTTTGCCATAGATTGCTGTCGCCAACAGATTGAAGGGGTATATGGCGATCGCTCTTTAGAAATGCTGCGCTTCGACAAAGCCGTGGGGATTTAA
- a CDS encoding VWA domain-containing protein: MLDSRDYTLIIDKSGSMATQDQKGGRSRWIAAQESTLALASKCEQFDPDGITLYVFSGRFKRYDNVTASKVTQIFQENDPSGTTDLAAVLKHATDDYFQRKAAGKTKPNGDTILVVTDGEPDDRKAVMRVIIEASRRMDKDEELAISFIQVGTDPQATRFLKVLDDELQGAGAKFDICDTITMEDMEDLSLSEVLLNAIND, encoded by the coding sequence ATGCTAGACAGCCGCGACTATACTCTAATTATTGACAAAAGTGGCAGCATGGCAACCCAAGACCAAAAAGGTGGAAGAAGCCGTTGGATTGCAGCCCAAGAATCTACTTTGGCTTTAGCTAGTAAGTGTGAACAATTTGACCCTGATGGAATTACTTTGTATGTATTTTCGGGAAGATTTAAGCGTTATGACAATGTAACTGCGAGTAAAGTTACCCAAATCTTCCAAGAAAATGATCCATCAGGAACAACCGATTTAGCCGCAGTATTAAAACACGCCACTGATGATTATTTTCAACGCAAAGCGGCTGGTAAAACAAAGCCGAATGGCGACACAATTTTAGTAGTAACTGATGGTGAACCCGATGATCGCAAAGCAGTAATGCGAGTCATAATCGAAGCTTCGCGGCGGATGGATAAAGATGAAGAACTTGCAATTTCCTTTATTCAAGTTGGCACAGATCCCCAAGCAACTCGGTTTCTGAAAGTATTAGATGATGAACTGCAAGGTGCTGGGGCAAAATTCGATATTTGTGACACCATTACAATGGAAGATATGGAAGATTTAAGTTTGTCTGAAGTGTTGCTCAACGCTATTAACGATTAG
- a CDS encoding Tudor-knot domain-containing protein — translation MDKSIVQLVDELPSDNITVKVLKALDYVAPGQWDNLVGFDNTVRAITGETDANVIQRIRDRADRIYLDPQNGYQAAVKLYQIIDKADAAMGTAALANKVGEKISFLSFLNNITPKADVTQTIDLVLKIAVEIIAFCKINGIPQPNPQEFANTLANNYQNASLMRMAALVCIDGILPLGPDFLIKIQEIIGGANASDAIAQNPVFQAVNSSLPGNSPADKVGFLSQAFNSVQGWMNGLVAKTGITPQSVASGLSSFVQIADDNLDFVAAVLDQTTNYFEHTGIQSVARTIILQAHPLVKAEIAEEAKKPQKQDTASATKSKSDTSQYAVNSTVEVWDEEDEEWYKATIQKIKDDQFFINYIGYGSSSDEWVGEQDVRIRDIESSDDNGFAVGQKVKCWDDENEEWYTATIEEIRGQQYFVHYVGYDSSYDEWLNLEEIC, via the coding sequence ATGGATAAATCCATTGTTCAGTTAGTTGATGAGTTACCCAGCGACAATATTACAGTCAAAGTTCTCAAAGCCCTGGATTATGTAGCGCCGGGACAATGGGATAATTTGGTGGGATTTGATAATACTGTGCGTGCGATTACTGGCGAAACTGATGCGAATGTGATTCAAAGAATCCGCGATCGCGCCGATCGCATATACTTAGATCCACAAAACGGTTATCAAGCGGCTGTCAAACTGTATCAAATCATCGACAAAGCCGATGCAGCAATGGGAACTGCGGCTTTAGCTAACAAAGTGGGCGAAAAAATTAGTTTTCTCTCTTTTTTGAATAACATTACCCCTAAAGCCGATGTCACCCAAACAATTGACTTAGTTCTCAAGATTGCTGTCGAAATTATCGCCTTCTGTAAAATCAACGGGATTCCCCAACCGAACCCCCAAGAATTTGCCAATACATTAGCGAATAACTATCAAAATGCTTCCTTGATGCGGATGGCAGCTTTGGTATGTATCGATGGTATTTTACCTTTAGGCCCCGACTTTCTGATTAAAATTCAGGAAATTATTGGTGGTGCTAATGCTAGTGATGCGATCGCTCAAAACCCTGTATTCCAAGCTGTTAATAGTTCTTTACCTGGAAATAGCCCGGCTGATAAAGTTGGTTTTCTTTCCCAAGCCTTTAACTCAGTCCAAGGCTGGATGAATGGCCTTGTCGCCAAGACTGGAATCACACCACAATCAGTTGCTAGTGGTTTGAGTAGTTTTGTGCAGATTGCTGACGATAATTTAGACTTTGTAGCCGCAGTCTTAGATCAAACTACAAATTATTTTGAGCATACGGGTATTCAATCTGTTGCCCGCACCATCATTTTACAAGCTCACCCTCTAGTCAAAGCCGAAATCGCCGAAGAAGCCAAAAAACCACAAAAACAAGATACCGCATCTGCAACCAAATCTAAATCAGATACCAGCCAGTATGCAGTAAATAGCACCGTAGAAGTCTGGGACGAAGAAGACGAAGAATGGTATAAAGCCACAATTCAGAAAATTAAAGACGACCAATTCTTTATCAATTACATTGGCTATGGTTCATCTTCTGATGAGTGGGTTGGTGAACAAGATGTTCGGATTCGTGACATTGAATCATCTGATGATAATGGATTTGCTGTAGGTCAAAAAGTCAAATGCTGGGATGATGAAAACGAAGAATGGTATACTGCCACAATTGAAGAAATTCGCGGTCAGCAATACTTTGTGCATTATGTTGGTTATGACTCATCTTATGATGAGTGGCTTAATTTAGAAGAAATTTGCTAA
- a CDS encoding VWA domain-containing protein, whose product MMSDRDYTLILDKSGSMSTPDQAGGRSRWEIAQESTLALARKCEQFDPDGITVYVFSGRFKRYDDVTSAKVTQIFQENDPAGTTNLAAVLLDATNNYFQRKAAGKTKPNGETILVITDGEPDDRKAVFEVIIQASRQLERDEELAISLIQVGSDAQATKFLKALDDQLQGVGAKFDICDTITLDDLEEMSLADVLMNAITD is encoded by the coding sequence ATGATGAGCGATCGCGACTATACATTAATCCTAGACAAAAGCGGTAGTATGTCTACACCTGATCAGGCAGGCGGTAGAAGTAGATGGGAGATAGCCCAAGAGTCTACTTTAGCTTTAGCACGCAAATGCGAACAATTTGACCCAGACGGGATCACTGTATATGTATTTTCTGGCAGATTCAAGCGTTACGACGATGTGACCTCAGCCAAAGTTACACAGATTTTTCAAGAAAACGACCCTGCTGGTACTACCAACCTAGCGGCTGTACTCCTGGATGCAACCAATAATTATTTTCAACGTAAAGCAGCAGGTAAAACTAAACCCAACGGTGAAACAATATTAGTAATTACTGATGGTGAACCTGACGATCGCAAAGCTGTCTTTGAAGTAATTATCCAAGCCTCTCGTCAATTGGAGCGAGATGAAGAATTAGCCATTTCTCTGATTCAAGTAGGTTCAGATGCCCAAGCTACAAAGTTTCTTAAAGCTTTAGATGATCAATTACAAGGTGTCGGTGCAAAATTCGATATCTGCGACACCATCACTTTAGATGATTTAGAAGAAATGAGTCTTGCTGATGTCTTGATGAATGCAATTACCGATTGA
- a CDS encoding cysteine synthase A, giving the protein MDIKNGFIGTVGNTPLIRLNSFSEETGCEILAKAEFLNPGGSVKDRAALYIIEDAEEKGLLKPGGTVVEGTAGNTGIGLAHICNAKGYKCLIIIPNTQSQEKIDALTALGAEVRPVPAVPYKDPNNYVKLSGRVAAELDNAIWANQFDNLANRRAHYETTGPEIWTQTDGKIDGWVAATGTGGTFAGVALYLKEQNPAIKCVVADPLGSGLYSYIKTGEIHLEGNSITEGIGNSRITANMEGAPADDAIQIDDTEALRVVYQLLRKDGLLMGGSTGINVAAAVALAKQLGPGHTIVTILCDSGSRYQSRIFNRDWLASKGLSVNY; this is encoded by the coding sequence ATGGACATCAAAAACGGCTTCATTGGTACTGTAGGTAATACACCCCTGATTCGGTTAAACAGTTTTAGTGAAGAAACAGGATGCGAAATTCTGGCTAAAGCCGAGTTTCTCAACCCTGGTGGTTCAGTCAAAGACCGAGCCGCACTGTATATTATTGAAGATGCAGAAGAAAAAGGTTTACTCAAACCCGGTGGTACTGTAGTGGAAGGAACCGCAGGTAACACTGGTATTGGACTGGCGCATATTTGCAACGCTAAAGGCTACAAATGCCTAATCATTATTCCTAATACTCAGTCCCAAGAAAAAATCGATGCACTCACAGCGTTAGGTGCGGAAGTTCGACCAGTCCCTGCCGTTCCTTATAAAGACCCGAATAACTATGTCAAGCTATCTGGTAGAGTTGCCGCAGAATTAGATAACGCCATTTGGGCAAATCAGTTTGATAATTTAGCGAATCGCCGCGCCCACTACGAAACTACAGGCCCAGAAATTTGGACACAGACAGATGGTAAAATAGACGGATGGGTGGCTGCAACTGGTACAGGTGGAACCTTTGCTGGTGTGGCATTGTACCTGAAAGAACAAAATCCGGCGATTAAATGTGTTGTTGCCGATCCTCTAGGTAGTGGACTTTATAGCTATATCAAAACTGGCGAAATCCATTTAGAAGGTAATTCTATTACTGAAGGCATTGGTAACAGTCGAATCACAGCCAATATGGAAGGCGCACCTGCTGATGATGCCATTCAAATCGATGACACAGAAGCTTTGCGTGTCGTTTACCAATTGCTACGAAAAGATGGCCTCTTGATGGGTGGTTCGACAGGTATTAATGTGGCGGCGGCTGTTGCTTTGGCAAAACAATTAGGCCCTGGACACACCATTGTCACCATTCTTTGTGATAGTGGTTCCCGCTATCAGTCACGCATATTTAACCGTGATTGGCTGGCTTCTAAAGGACTATCAGTAAATTATTAA
- a CDS encoding DHH family phosphoesterase has protein sequence MLNRPLPERSQIRRRLPNQRWQIYPQKTDLAEKLAVSINLSPIISQLLINRGIETPAQAQAFLEPESIVLPPPLEEFPDLAMSVELLHEAIASQSKIAICGDYDADGMTSTALLLRSLRALGARVDYAIPSRMHEGYGINKRIVEEFHSEGVKLILTVDNGISAYEPIARARELGVKVIVTDHHDIPQQLPPADAILNPKLIAESSPYRGVAGVGVAYILAVCLAQQLGETRGLIQPMLELFTLGTIADLAPLTGVNRRWVKRGLKHLPKSKLPGVQALIQIAGVQAKHDGKGRQGGQGGQGGQGGQSGQEGNIATLSTPSPLSTPSPLSPPSPPPKSLKPEDIGFRLGPRINAVGRIGDPQTVIDLLTTDDMGVALTRAMQCEQTNTSRQQMCEEIEQEAIAYVESEFIASLPQDRLLLVIQPEWHHGVIGIVASRLVERYGVPVFIGTYEDETHIRGSARGIPEFHVFEALEYCRDLLGKFGGHKAAGGFSLPTENLELVRSRLIDFANQCLEPQHLKPLLKIDAQANFNQINHQLFQQLNALHPCGIDNPDPVFWTANVQVIEQQTIGKGHIKVTLAQTIDDKQYTIKAIAWRWRDYYPLPQRVDIAYKLRENTFNGNTTIELELVGVRLTKASSQIFYTASPNPLKATFEYNQRQYTCGIYQNNSFPELRIKNSEGKILVMQPERTIGLLGTSREAAIEVDVSQPQYDSIIQAALQALSYIQQNSGVRIQNPELR, from the coding sequence GTGCTGAACCGACCTTTACCTGAACGTTCACAAATTCGCAGGCGCTTACCGAATCAGCGTTGGCAAATTTACCCACAAAAAACAGATTTAGCTGAAAAACTGGCAGTTTCTATCAATCTTTCTCCCATCATCAGCCAGTTATTAATTAATCGTGGTATTGAAACACCAGCACAAGCACAAGCATTTTTAGAACCAGAATCAATAGTTTTACCTCCGCCTTTAGAAGAGTTTCCTGATTTGGCGATGAGTGTGGAGTTACTGCACGAGGCGATCGCATCTCAAAGTAAAATCGCTATCTGTGGCGACTATGATGCAGATGGTATGACTAGCACTGCATTATTATTGCGGAGTCTCCGAGCTTTGGGCGCACGGGTAGATTATGCTATCCCTAGTCGGATGCACGAAGGTTACGGTATTAACAAACGCATCGTTGAAGAATTTCACAGCGAAGGTGTCAAGCTCATTCTCACTGTAGATAATGGTATCTCTGCTTATGAACCCATCGCTAGAGCCAGAGAACTCGGCGTAAAAGTCATTGTCACCGACCACCACGACATCCCGCAACAATTACCCCCAGCCGATGCTATCCTCAACCCCAAACTCATCGCCGAATCTTCACCTTATCGTGGTGTGGCTGGTGTAGGTGTAGCCTATATTCTGGCAGTATGTCTCGCACAACAGCTAGGCGAAACTAGAGGCTTAATTCAGCCAATGCTAGAATTATTCACCCTGGGAACCATTGCAGATTTAGCGCCTTTAACTGGTGTCAATCGTCGTTGGGTAAAACGTGGTTTGAAGCATCTGCCTAAATCTAAGTTACCAGGTGTGCAAGCCTTAATTCAAATAGCCGGCGTGCAAGCGAAGCATGACGGAAAAGGTAGACAAGGTGGACAAGGGGGACAAGGGGGACAAGGGGGACAAAGTGGACAAGAGGGAAATATAGCTACCTTGTCTACCCCCTCTCCCTTGTCTACCCCCTCTCCCTTGTCTCCCCCCTCTCCTCCCCCCAAATCCCTCAAACCAGAAGATATCGGCTTTCGTCTCGGCCCCCGGATTAATGCAGTTGGTAGAATTGGTGATCCGCAGACGGTGATTGATTTGCTGACTACCGATGATATGGGAGTTGCACTGACAAGAGCAATGCAGTGTGAGCAAACGAACACCAGCCGTCAGCAAATGTGCGAGGAAATTGAACAAGAAGCGATCGCCTATGTCGAATCAGAATTTATCGCCTCTTTACCACAAGACCGATTATTACTGGTTATCCAACCTGAATGGCATCATGGGGTGATAGGGATTGTCGCCTCTCGCTTGGTGGAACGTTATGGTGTGCCTGTATTTATTGGAACTTATGAAGATGAAACACACATCCGTGGTTCGGCGCGGGGTATACCTGAATTTCATGTGTTTGAAGCCTTGGAATATTGTCGGGACTTGTTAGGCAAATTTGGCGGTCACAAAGCGGCGGGTGGATTTTCTTTACCAACAGAAAATTTAGAATTGGTGCGATCGCGTTTAATTGATTTTGCTAACCAGTGTCTAGAACCGCAACACCTCAAGCCACTGCTCAAAATAGATGCTCAAGCTAACTTTAACCAAATCAATCACCAATTGTTCCAGCAATTAAATGCGTTGCATCCTTGCGGTATCGATAACCCCGACCCAGTTTTTTGGACTGCAAATGTCCAAGTTATTGAACAGCAAACCATAGGCAAAGGTCATATTAAAGTGACATTAGCCCAAACTATTGATGACAAGCAATATACAATTAAAGCGATCGCTTGGCGTTGGCGTGATTATTATCCTTTACCGCAACGAGTGGATATTGCTTACAAGTTGCGCGAAAACACTTTTAACGGCAATACTACCATCGAGTTAGAATTAGTCGGCGTGAGATTAACAAAAGCCTCATCTCAAATCTTTTACACTGCCTCACCTAACCCACTCAAAGCCACTTTTGAGTACAATCAACGGCAGTATACTTGTGGCATTTATCAAAATAATTCCTTCCCAGAACTCAGAATCAAAAATTCTGAAGGCAAAATCCTAGTTATGCAGCCAGAACGCACAATCGGCTTGTTGGGAACCAGTCGTGAAGCAGCAATAGAGGTTGATGTGTCTCAACCGCAGTATGATTCCATTATTCAAGCAGCGTTACAAGCATTATCATACATACAGCAGAATTCAGGAGTCAGAATTCAGAATCCAGAATTACGATAG
- the psb30 gene encoding photosystem II reaction center protein Ycf12/Psb30, which produces MLDGIISTFTSINWEVIFQLLSVALIVIAGPAVIFVLAFRNGNL; this is translated from the coding sequence ATGTTAGACGGTATTATTAGCACTTTCACCAGCATCAACTGGGAAGTTATTTTCCAACTGCTTTCTGTTGCATTAATTGTCATTGCTGGCCCTGCTGTAATTTTTGTATTGGCTTTTCGCAACGGCAACCTGTAA
- a CDS encoding salt stress protein, Slr1339 family, protein MDSIDKLLAQIKAEYDPAKPAPTPQQPKPDIVPPFISTPPSKSQSIIDNILADVKADIEAQAAAEELQRQQELEQERIRQEQIKAQQLELLQKQAKEWLDKLDPFSPEGLWFEKFAEAYPSKLAAAVEYLQTN, encoded by the coding sequence ATGGACTCTATTGATAAACTATTAGCTCAAATCAAAGCGGAATATGATCCCGCCAAACCTGCGCCTACACCGCAACAGCCAAAACCCGACATAGTTCCACCATTCATTTCTACACCGCCATCTAAGTCACAGTCGATTATCGATAATATTTTGGCGGATGTAAAAGCCGATATCGAAGCGCAAGCCGCAGCTGAAGAATTGCAAAGACAGCAGGAACTAGAACAAGAACGCATCCGCCAAGAACAAATCAAAGCTCAACAACTAGAACTTTTACAAAAACAAGCCAAAGAATGGTTAGATAAATTAGATCCTTTCTCTCCCGAAGGATTATGGTTTGAAAAATTTGCTGAAGCCTACCCCTCAAAATTAGCCGCAGCAGTTGAATATTTACAGACTAATTAA
- a CDS encoding cupin domain-containing protein — protein MKNLQELLADFPVDKFFTEFWTKKAIHISSDNSQRWQKIFSWQDLNELLNYHKLKEPDLRFSMNGKSLPETRNRQEWSDRLRQGATLIINGVHHRIPAVAELAANMRHEIGYETHVNLYCSPAKQQGFDCHYDTHDVFILQIEGEKQWFVYEPTVLYPTADMPSSKQQQPQQPPYLECVLQAGDLLYIPKGHWHYAVACEQPSLHLTVGIECQTGLDWLDWLIKDLCENVSWRQSLPAIANSNTNVIEQQLSVLRQHLIATLQQPDIFQRYIESLNYQHQPQLLVSLPAQMGNNIFPNLFTTQFIWSPLHRIRIKQIDDGQYQVRVGSKQIDLKAIPENLVENLFNCDEFSLFDIADWSPDLDLEGDIIPLITRLVTEGILLVK, from the coding sequence ATGAAAAATTTACAAGAACTACTAGCAGACTTTCCAGTAGATAAATTTTTTACGGAGTTCTGGACAAAAAAAGCAATTCATATTTCAAGTGACAATTCTCAAAGATGGCAAAAAATTTTTTCGTGGCAAGATTTAAATGAATTACTGAATTATCACAAACTCAAAGAACCAGATTTACGCTTTTCGATGAATGGTAAATCTCTCCCAGAGACACGGAATCGGCAAGAGTGGAGCGATCGCCTGCGTCAAGGCGCTACACTAATTATCAATGGTGTACATCATCGAATACCGGCTGTCGCTGAACTCGCAGCAAATATGCGCCATGAAATTGGCTATGAAACCCACGTTAATTTATATTGTTCGCCAGCCAAACAGCAAGGGTTTGATTGTCACTACGACACTCATGATGTCTTTATTTTGCAAATTGAGGGTGAAAAACAATGGTTTGTTTATGAACCAACAGTTTTATATCCTACCGCAGATATGCCATCATCAAAACAGCAGCAACCACAACAGCCGCCTTATTTAGAATGTGTGTTGCAGGCTGGAGATTTATTGTACATCCCTAAAGGACATTGGCACTATGCTGTGGCTTGCGAACAGCCATCTCTTCATCTGACTGTTGGGATTGAATGTCAAACAGGACTTGATTGGCTTGATTGGCTGATCAAAGATTTATGTGAAAATGTCAGTTGGCGGCAAAGTTTACCCGCGATCGCTAATAGCAATACAAATGTGATAGAACAACAGTTAAGTGTATTGCGTCAGCATTTAATTGCGACTTTACAGCAACCTGATATTTTCCAAAGATATATAGAATCGTTAAATTATCAACATCAACCGCAGCTATTAGTTAGTTTACCCGCTCAAATGGGAAATAATATTTTTCCGAATTTATTTACAACTCAGTTTATTTGGTCGCCACTACACAGGATTCGGATTAAACAAATTGATGATGGACAATATCAAGTGCGCGTTGGTTCTAAACAAATTGACCTTAAAGCCATACCAGAAAACTTAGTAGAAAATTTATTTAATTGTGATGAATTTAGCTTATTTGATATTGCTGACTGGTCGCCAGATTTGGATTTAGAAGGTGACATTATTCCCCTAATTACACGTCTTGTAACTGAAGGAATTTTGTTAGTTAAGTAA